CCCGGAGGAATCCATGTCACGTCCCAGCAAAGTCGCCCCTCTTCGTCGCGCCGTTGCTCCAGCCGCTCATCCCGCGGCGGAAGAGAGCCCTTCCATCTTCTCCCCTGCCAGCGGTGCACACCACCTGGCCGCGCTCACCGAGGATGCCCGCGAGGCCGCGCTGGAGGGCAACCCAGGACCGGCCGAGCCCTCCGACTACCGTGGGCTGCTCGGACGTCTGGTCGCGGCGCGTGACTCGCTGCCTCCCATGTACCGCGAGTCCTTCTACGAGCCCTTCGTGAGCATGCTGGAGACGATGGGGCCGGTGGGGTTCGAGCAGGTGCTGCGACAGGATCCGCACCGGCAGGGGGGCGCGGCGCTCCTCTTCGACGTGGCTCACGCCATCCTGCAGAACGCGGAGGGGTACGAGCGCGTCGCGACGGATGCCTTCCAGGAGGTGGTCAGCGATCTCTACGATGGGTTCCTCAGCGCCGGGGATCGCCGCGGCGTGGAGCCTCCGGACCTCGGCGTCCTGCCTCCCCTGGTGAAGTGGGGCAATCCTGACTTTGGTCCCTACACCTGGCCCGTGGATGTCACCTCGGGGGTGTTCGGGCTGAAGGCGGCGGTGGTCAGTCTTCCGCCGGCGAACGCGCATCGGGGACTGCTGGCCTGGTCCGCGCTCCCTCACGAGACGGCGGGGCACGACATCCTCCACGCGGATACCGGGCTGGCGCCCGAGCTCTCCGCCGCGGTGTATGAGCGGCTGAAGCGCGACAACCTCGGGTCGCTCGCCGACTACTGGGCCGAGCGCATCGACGAGACCGCCTCGGACGTGCTCGGCATCCTCAACATGGGGCCCACCGCCGGCATCGGCCTGGTCGGCTACTTCCGCGGGCTGAACGCGGCCTGGGGCGGGGGGGCTCGGCTGCGCAGTGAGGGCCCAGCGGGCGATTCCCATCCCGCGGACGTGCTGCGGGGCTATCTCGCGATGGCAACGGTCGAGCAGCTCCAGTTCTCGAGGAAGGTCGAATGGGCCCGGTTCATCGAGCGGGAGGTGGACGCGGATCGGACCGACATCGTGCTGGCCGGCTCTCGCGTGGGGGCCGAGGCCGCGAAGGTGTCCGCGGCGGCCGTCGCGGAGGTCATCGTCCACCACCGCGCCGCCGCGCTGGAGGGCCATGCGCTGGGGCAGATCCAGAACTGGCGCGATGCGGACGAGGAGCGGGTCATCGAGCTCGGTCAGCGGTTGCTGTCCGGCTCCGTGGAGCTGCCCGGTGCGATGGTCGAGGGCACCTATGCCGCGCACCTCGTCGCTGCCGCGGTGATGGCCTGCCTGACTCCGAGAGCGGTGGTCCGCCAGGTTCACGCGCGCATGCTCCGCCAGCTCAAGCAGATGCATGACGCCAACCCCGCGTGGGGCCCCCTGTTCGTCAGGTACCGCGGGAACATCGTCCCGCACCGCGCCTACCGTTCCTCGCGCGGCTCGGTGTGAGCCGGGCTGGCTAGGACTCGGGAGTGCGCAGGCCCCGGCCGTATCTTCTGGGCCGAGAGCAGCTTCAGTAGTACTCCTGCCACTTCACTCCGGAGACGAGGCCCTTGCCGAAGCTGGGCCCGGGGACGGCGCTCTTCAGCCAGCAGGTGGCCCGGTTCGCGTTGTTCGGCGGGACGTAGGTCCAGGCGCGGCAGCGGTTGTCGCGGGCGCACTCGGCCTGGCAGTACTCGGGCGTCGGGTGGTCATACTGGAAGCTGAGGTAGTCGGAGCCCCCGCGGTTGGTGTCCATCTCCAGGCCGCGGCGCGCTCCCGAGGAGATGCCGGGGCGGTTGTTGACGGGCATGGGCGTCTGGTTCTTGAGCCAGCACACGTTCGGCGTGCTCGTGGTGTTGACGGCGAAGGCGCGGCACTGCCAGTCCTGCGCGCAGTACGCCATGCACTCGGAGGTGTTGTTCACGTTGAAGCTCTTGTAGTCCCCGCCGGGCCGATCGACGCTCGCCTCGGCCGTGGAGTAGGGGCGCTTGGGGCTGAGCCCCGAGACGACGCCGGGAAGCGGCTGGAAGTCGCCCACCGTGTCCTTGAGGAAGCAGTGGCCGTTGCCGTCCCAGAACCCCGGCTTCACCAGCGTGTAGGCCCGGCAGCGGACGTCGTTGATGCACTCCTGACGGCAGCGAGAGGCCGTGGCGTCCGCCTGCGCCAGGATGAGGGTGCGGTAGTTGTTGCCCGGGCGGTCCAGGTCCTCCTCGAACTCACCGCTCCAGGCGTGCATGAGCCCTTCGATCTGCAGCTTGGCCCACGTGGCGTCGGCATCCACGTCGAACCACCCGCCGCGGAAGAGATCCCACGCGTAGCCGCTCTGGATGCCCCAGATGGCGCCATTGGCGCCCACGGAGCCGTAGGTGGCGGGGCCGCCGGAGTCTCCCGGGCAGGTGACGTTGCTGGTGGTGCCCGTGAAGGAGTAGTAGCGCTTGCTCCACGTGCCCGCCTCCGTCGAGCGGTCCGTGCAGCCATAGCCGAAGCGGGTGGAGTACGTGCTCGCCGTCGGGAGCAGTCCGCTGATGGCCGCGGGGCGCGCCACCGTCGAGGGTACCGGCGTGGCCAGCCGCATCAGCGCCATGTCCGCGCTGTAGCCGCTCGGGGCCTTGGCGTCGAAGCGATGGGAGAAGCTGTGGATGCTGTCGATGGGGATGACCGGAATCCCGGCGATCTGGAAGTAGTCGAAGCGGCCGTCCATGTACGAGCGGACGGCGGTGTCCTGGTAGTCGTACTCGTTGAGGCAGTGGGCGGCGGTGAGGATGTAGCGGGGCGCGATGAGCGTCGCCGTGCAGCCGTTATAGGTCCCATCCGGGTTGGGACGGACGAACAAGCCGATCTCCGGCCGAAGGGACGTCACCGTCCCCCCTACCAGCGGCGCGCCGAGCGTGGAGGGCGCCTCGGGGGGCGGCTCCAGGGCGGGCTCGCTCTCGAGCTCCGTGCCACCGCAGCCCACGGCGAGCATCGCGGTGAGGGTGGTGGCCAGCAGGGAGAAGGCACGGCGGTACGGCGAGGTCAGCGAGCGTTTCATGTCGCCTCGGTGGGCAGGAGGTGGGTGGACACACCTCGGGCCTGCCCGCGACGGCGGCTCCTGGTGGGAGCGGAGCAGTCGCGGGGTGTCCCGCTTCAGGCCATGGGGTGTGAGGACTGGCCGTGCTGCTCGCCAGTCACCCTGAAGACGGGACCCGCCGGATTTCTTTTGAGGGGGATTTTCGGCGCTATTCCCAGGACACGTCGTACTCGCTGTCGAGCGTCCCCAGGGAGCGGGAGCGCACCTGGGGGTTGCGCGCGTGCGAGGCCTGCAGCACCGCCAGGAGGACGCCCTCGGTGTGGGCCAGCGGCATGAAGTCGTGCTTGAAGGTGACCACGGCGCTCTTCTCGCCCTTGGCGACCACCGTCCGCTCACCGAAGCTCGACGCGGCGCGGTAGGCCGAGGGGATGTTGGCCAGCATCTTCTGCGGCTCGCCGCCCGACAGCAGCATCAGCGTCTTGCCCGCCATGGAGTCCAGGAAGTCCCGCACGGTGGCCGCCCCCAGGTGGCGGGCCGTCGCATCCGGGCTGCCGAACTGGGGCGAGAGGACCTGGGAGGCGGCCACCAGCACCCGCACGAAGTCCGCGGTGGGGTAGCTGGAGAAGCTGACGAAGCTGCGCTCGAACCGCTTGTCGCCCAGCAGCTGGAAGCACTCCTTGAGGGCCGCGTCGCCCCCATGGTGCCTCACCACCGCCAGCACGCCGTTGATGAACAACCCGCGCACCGTGTCCGAGGGAGTGGGCAGCGTGAGGTACCGCGCATAGGCGGACGGCCGCTCCGCGGCACCTGAGGACGTTCCGGGGGGCTTCGACGAACTCATGAAGGGCAGGGCTCCTTTGAGACAGAGTATATGCGCCCGCTTCCCCGGAGGAGCCCCGGTTGCCTGCTCGGCTTCCTCGGAGGGGGCTCCAGAGCCTCCGGCCCGCTTCGGAGGAGGGCCCTGGAGCAGGGGCCGCGTGGAATGTGGGCATGATGCCTCTGCCGCCGCTCCTTGTCTTGTTCGTTGGCGCTGCCCCGGCGGAGCTCCCACCGGTGCTGAAGGCGGACGCCTCGCTGCTGGAGGGCCTGAAGCTGGACGTGGCGAAGCCCCCCGCGAAGCGCTGAGCGGCCGCGTCAGCGCCGCGCCTTTCCGGTAGAACTCCCTGCATGAGCCTGCCCTCCACGCCCCTCTCGACCACCCCCTACCTCATCCGCACCGCGCGGCTCGTCGTGCGCTGCATGCAGCCGGAGGACGCTGCGCGCCGGAAGGAGGCGGTGGACTCCAGCGGCGCACACCTGGATGAGCTGTTTCCGCTCAAGGAAGGGCCCCTGTCGCTGGAGGTCCATGCCGCGCACCTCCGCAGGTTCCGGGGAAGCTTCGATCTGGACCAGGATCGCGGCTACGGAGCCTTCGAGCCGGACACGGGACGGATGCTGGGGGAGACCGGGCTGCTCAAGCGGGCCGGTATCGGCGCGCTCGAGCTCTCCTACTGGTTCCGCGGTGGCGCGGTCGGCAAGGGGCTGGCCACGGAGATGGCCTCGGCGATGGTAAAGACCGCCTTCGAGTTCGACAAGGTGAAGCGCCTGGATGTGTACTGCCTGCCGGAGAACGAGCGGAGCGCGGCGATGGCGCGCCGGCTGGGGTTCACGTTCGAGGGCAGGCTGCGCGACCGGCAGCTGGCGCCGCACCACGAGCGGGCGGATCTGCTCTGCTTCACCCTGCTGGACTCCGAGTATCCGCGCACCCCGGCGAGCCAGCTTCCCTTCGAGGCCTTCGACTTCCTGGGACGGCGGCTCGGCTGAGCGCCCGCGGCTCCCAGTTTCGCGCGGAGGACCTTCGGCCGCCACACTCGCGTGCGAGCTCGTCCTGAGCCTCATCCTGGGCGCGGCGCAGGCCGCTTGCGGCGGCACGGAGGCTGACCTACGCGAAGCCTCCCGACGCGCGGTAGTCTCCTCCTCCCGTCGGGGAGAGGACTCAGACGCATGGTAGCGGTGGTGTTGGTGGCATGGGCGCTGGCGGTGGCTCCGGAGGCAGGAGCACCCGCCGGCACCTTCGTACCGAAGACGATCGAGCTGCACGGCAGGACGTGGCGCTATTCGGTGTATCTGCCTCCCGGCCATCAGCCAGGGCAGGAACTGCCGGTCATCCTCGCGCTGCACGGCGCGGGCGCGCGTGGCACGGACGGGCTGAGGCCCCAGATTCAGGGGGTGGTCACCGCCGCCCAGGCCTTCCCTGAGCGCTACCGCGCCGTGCTCGTGCTGCCGCACTGTCCGCCGGACCAGAGCTGGAGCGGAGACGTCGCGGACGTCGCCCTGGCCGCGCTCGAGCGCACGCTCCAGGAGTATGGAGGGGACCGGCGCCGGCTCTACCTGGTGGGCCAGTCCCTGGGAGCGCGAGGAGCGGTCGACATCGCGACGCTCCATCCCCACCAGTTCGCGGCCGTGGTGGCCGTGGCCGGGAGGCACCTGGCGCCCGAGCAGGCGGCTCGGAGGCTGAAGAGCATGCCCCTCTGGGCGTGGCACGGAGACGCCGACGCGGAGGTCCCCGTGGCGCGGAGCCGGGCCCTGGTGGAGGCCCTCAGGGCCGCCGGGAGCCAGGGGGTGCGCTACACGGAGCTGCCCGGCCGCGGGCACTACATCTTCGACACCGCGTTTCGCGATGAGGAGCTGAGCCGCTGGCTCTTCGCGCAGCGGCGGGAGGGGTGAGGCAGCCCCGTGGCCCCTGGCCTGGAAGGGGCCCCCCCTTGGCAGAGTGTGCTCCGCGCGACGAAGATCACCCGCTCGTGACACCTCTGATGGAGAAGGAATGATCCAGGACCCGGCGGGCCTCCTCCGACGCATCCCCGAGCTGAAGCCTCTCTGCGAGGACCCCGGGGTACGTGTCGCGGTGGAGCGGGGAGATCCGTTCCGGCTCTACCGGGCCCTGCGCTGGGCGCGGTGGCTGGGGCGCCTGCGCTCCCACCGGGAGCTGATCGACTCGCTGCTGGCCCAGCGGCGCCTCTTCGTGCGGCCCATCAAGAGCAACCCATGGCTGGGGACGGTGAATGGCTTCGGCGCCACGCTGCTCGGCAGCGCGGAGCCGGACAGCCATGACGGCACGCACATCGCCACCCACTACGTCGTCGCGCTCTTCGCCATCCCGCTGCTGCCCCTGGGCGCCTACGTGGTGCGCCCCGCCGAGGGCGGCAACATGATGAGCCGCGGGTGGTCCCTGTTCGCGCGCGTGCCGCTGGGCCTGCTGCCCTGGCTGTATAGCCGGACCCTGGCGCTCGGGGTGATGGCCCTGGTGGTGCTGGGCGCGGCAAGGTCCTTCCATGCCTCGCGCAACCAGGACGTGCGCCTCATCAACGGCTTTCCGAAGCCCCTGAACGTGGAGCTGGCGGGTCGCACCCAGCGCGTGCCTGCCCGTGGGATGATCATCCTCCCGGCCGTCCCCGTGGGGCGCCAGCAGGGGCGCGCGGTGACCGACGACGGCATCGAGGTGGACGCGCTGGAACTCGAGGTGAGCTCGGGCCTGGAGGTGTTCGCCTGGAACATCGCCGGGGCTGCCCCGGTCTACCGGGAGACCGTCGCCTATGGCCCCCGGTCGAGCGCGCCGGAGCCACCAGACAAGCCCGAGATCGACTGCGGCCGCAAGGTCATCAGCCTGCGCAGCGTGGACTACGCCTTCCGGGAGCCTCCCGCCTCGATGCAGCTCTCGAAGGCCGACGGCCGCATCACCCGGACCCGTATCGACGTCGCTCCTCAGGAGGAGGGCTCCAATCCTCTGTGCCTGGTCGTGCTCCTCGAGGAGAACCGGACCGCCGAGGCGGCGGCGTTCCTCGAGGTGTCCGCCCGCATGTCGGGCTGGGAGCCAGAAGCGACGGCCCGCGCGCTCCGCATCGTGCTGATGACGGATCCGGGCGCGGCGCTCCGGATGGGACGCGCGGCCATCCAGTCCCGCCCGGAGGAGGTGGAGCTGCACCGGCTCTACCAATGGGTGGCCGAGCGGACGGGGCAGCAGGAGGCGCTGGTGGAAGAGTATCGGGCGCGTGCCGAGGCACAGCCGGACTCCGCCACCGCTCAGTACCTCCATGCTCGGCTGATGCCCTGGCGTGAGGGAGCCCGCGCGATGGAGCAGCTCGCCCAGCGATTTCCGACGGATCGGTATGTCCTCAGGTCCGTCACCTACAATCGCTGGCTCGCCGGCGACTGGAGAGGGACGTTGGAGGCCTGGGAGCGGCTGCGGAGTCTGGACGCCTCGGATGCCTCCGGGCTGGTCGAGGCGGAGGCCACGGCGCTCGTGGCGCTGGGGCGCCGGGGCGAGGCGCTCGCGCTGCTCAAGAAGCTCTTCGAGGAGGCAGGCCCGATGAATCGGTCGAGGACCGCCGAGCTCTACGCCCGCGTTGCCCGCACCGAGAAGGGCGTGGCGCCGGATGAGCTCATCGCGGCGCTGGAGGGTGGCGGCTCGGAGGAAGGCTCGAAGCAGTGGTTGCTTCGCTCCCGGGCGGAGCTGCCGACCCAGGGGGCGCCGGATTGGCCTGGCCTGCGCCTCATGTCCGCGGTGGGCCGGGATCCCCAGGCGGTCGTGGAACTGGCCGCGCGGTTGGAGTCTCCCGACCTCCAGCAGCTGAGCGATGCGGGCTGGGCGCTGGCTTATGGGGAGGCGGTGCGCACCGGCGCGACGGCCTCGGAGAAGGTGCTGGCTCAGGCGTATGTGGTGGACGATGCCAGCCTGGAGCTCTTCCGCCGCTTCGTGCGGGGAGAGGCGGTCTCGCTCCAGGATGCGGAGCTGGAGCCGGAGCTGCGGGCCGCGGCCTGCTTCGTGCGCTCACGCAACAAGGCGCTCCCCGCCGAAGAGCGGCGGCGGCTCTTGGAGCAGGCCCGCAAGGAGGATTGGTTCCACGGTTCCGTCAGCGAGGCCATTGCGTCATGGGCACCGTGAGTCAGCGAAGCCCCGCTCGTCGCGCGCTCCTGGCCCTCATCCTGTGGGCGGGCTTCTGGGTGCTGGGGGCGGGGGTGATCGCCGCGCTGGCCTGGGTGCCGGTCGCCGAGAGCCTCTACGCCGGTGGAATCGGCTGGGCCGGCGTCTTCTCCGCCGCCGGCGCGCTCACCGTGCTGTGGGCGCTGCGGCCGCGCTGGTCCTTCCGCAGGCGGAAGGAGGACATCGAGACGCTGTCGCAGGAGCGCTTCCCCGCGCTGGCCGCCCTGGTGGAGGACGTGGCCCGCCAGGTGGGCACGCGCGTGCCTCGCAAGGTGTACCTGGCGGACCAGGCCACCGCTTTCATCACCATCCAGCGGCGCTGGTGGGGGCTGCGGCGAGAGGCCATCGTCGGAGTGGGCTTCCCGCTGTTCGCTCTCCTCTCGCGCGAGGAGCTGGCGTCGGTGCTCGCGCACGAGTTCGGCCACCACGTGGGGGGAGACCTGGCGCTGGGCCCCTGGGTGTACCGCACCCGCTCCGCCATCGCCTCGGCCGTGGAGAGCCTGGAGGACTCGGCCTTCTTCCTGGACGTGCCCTTCCGCCTCTATGGCCAGCTGTTCCTCCGGGTGTCGGGGGCGGTGTCTCGCCAGCAGGAGCTGGCCGCGGATGCGCTGGCGGCTAGGACTTGCGGCCCCGAGGCGACCGCTCGGGCCCTGCACAAGGTGCACCTGCTGGCGCCCCTGTGGGGCGCCTACCTGGGGCACGACGTCATCCCCATCATCGAGAAGGGCGTGCGCATCCCGATTCTGGAGGGGTTCCGCTCCTTCCTCGCGGAGAAGACCCTGCGCTCGGAGATCTCCCAGGACGTCGAGGAGGAGCTCCGCCGTCCGCCCTCGCCCTGGGACTCGCACCCGCCGTTCGAGGAGCGGCTGCACTCGCTGGGGCATGAGGGCCCGCGCGAGGGTGCGCCCCTGCCGTTGACGGAGCTGAAGGCGGGAGGCTGCCTCGAGCTGCTCGGCGGCGAGGCGAGCGCGGAGGAAGTGTTCTACGAGCAGAAGACCCGAGGGGCGCTGGTCTCCCTGAAGTGGGAGGAGCTCGGCGAGAAGATCGTCCTGCCGGAGATTGCCCGGCACCTCACGGGCGGGGCGCTGGATCCGCGCCGGACGCCGCTCGGCTCGCTGCCGGAGCTGCTGCGCGAGGGGGATCGGCTCTGGGATCGGGTGCGGCCCGCGGGGCTCTCCATCCTCTCGCCCGAGGCGAAGCGCCAGCATGCCCGGCAGGTGCTGGTGCATTGGATGGCCGCGGTGCTCGTCGAGCGCGGCTTCGAGCCGGAGCTCCGCCCGGGAATGAACCTGAGGGTGCAGCGGGAGGGGCACTTCGTGGAGCCGGCCGCCATCGTGGACTGGCTGGTGAAGGGCGTGTGGTCCGAGGAGCAGTACCGCACCTGGAGCAACCTGATCGAGCAGCTCTGAGCCGCCCGGGAGCGGCATCACCTCCGCTCACTCCAGGATGGGCGAGCCCTCCTCCGGCTCCTGGATGGGGGCGCGGAAGCAGACGCGAGCCTCCCCACAGGCATGGGGGTGCACCAGATCGTCGTCGGGCCCCACGCTCTCGCCGGTCGCGACGCACCAGAACGTCGCCGTCGAGACGAAGCCCGTGTCCCACGCCACCGCCGCGTCATACCGGACGCCCGGCTCTCCCCGCGAACGCACCCGCCGGCAGACGCACGGCGGTTTCTGCTCGGTGCTCGAGTCCATGCGCGCCCTCAGGCCGCTGCGGCGGCCAGCACCGTCCTGCGGACCACGGTCTCGAGGATGGGGACCTTGTAGGCGTTCTTCGACAGTGGGGTGGCTCCTTGGACGGCCGCCTGCGCCACCTGCCGCGCGAGCCCCTCATCGAGCCTCTTTCCCACCAGGAGCTTCTCCGCCTCCGTCGCGCGCCGAGGCGTGGGCGCCACCCAGCCCATGGCGATCGCCGCCTGGCGGATGACCTGGCCGTCCATCTGCAACACCACGGCGACATCGCAGATGGGCCAGTCGTAGCTCTCCCGCTCGCCCTGCTTGTGGTACGCCGCCTTCGTTCCCGCCGCCGGCGCAGGGATGCGCACCCGCGTCAACAGCTCGTTCGGCGCGATGACCGTGTCGCTCGGGCGCTTCGCGTCCGGCGGCAGCAGGAAGTCGGACAGGGGCACCACCCGCGACTTGCCTCCGGGGCCGCTCAGCTCCACCGAGGCGCCATAGGCCACCAGGGCCGTCGCGGGCGTGGAGGCGTGCACCATCACCGTGCGCTGGTTGTCGAAGATGGCGTGATACTGGTTCTGCCCCGAGCGGACCCGCGCCACATCGTCACCCCCGGCCTGGTGGAAGTGATCGTAGCGGAAGTACCAGCAGCGGGGCCGCTGGAGCAGGTTGCCGCCCAGCGTGGCGGCATTGCGGACCTGGGGCGTGGCGGCATGCTCCGCCGCATCCGCCAGCGCCACGAAGCGACGGCGCACCTCCGGCTCGCGCGACAGCCGGGCCAGCGTCACCAGGGCGCCCAGCTCCATGCCCTGCCGGGCGTCGAAGCGCACCCCGTCCAGGCCCTTGATGGTCTTGAGGTTGACCACCCGGTGGGGGGCCACCACGCCCCCCTTCATCAAGTCCAACAGGTCCATCCCGCCGGCCTTGGCGAGGACAGGCTTCTGCGCGCTGCCTTCCCCCAGCAGCGTGACGGCCTGCTCCACGGATTCAGCGTCCACCCATTCGAAGCTCTGCATGAATCCTCCGGTGCGGCTCAGGTTCTCAGCGCCGCGAGCACGTTCGCGGGCGTCATGGGAAGCGTGCGGATGCGCTTGCCCGTCGCGTTGTAGAAGGCATTGGCCACCGCCGCCGCCGTCGCCACGTTGGCGG
This DNA window, taken from Hyalangium gracile, encodes the following:
- a CDS encoding GNAT family N-acetyltransferase → MSLPSTPLSTTPYLIRTARLVVRCMQPEDAARRKEAVDSSGAHLDELFPLKEGPLSLEVHAAHLRRFRGSFDLDQDRGYGAFEPDTGRMLGETGLLKRAGIGALELSYWFRGGAVGKGLATEMASAMVKTAFEFDKVKRLDVYCLPENERSAAMARRLGFTFEGRLRDRQLAPHHERADLLCFTLLDSEYPRTPASQLPFEAFDFLGRRLG
- a CDS encoding FAD binding domain-containing protein — translated: MQSFEWVDAESVEQAVTLLGEGSAQKPVLAKAGGMDLLDLMKGGVVAPHRVVNLKTIKGLDGVRFDARQGMELGALVTLARLSREPEVRRRFVALADAAEHAATPQVRNAATLGGNLLQRPRCWYFRYDHFHQAGGDDVARVRSGQNQYHAIFDNQRTVMVHASTPATALVAYGASVELSGPGGKSRVVPLSDFLLPPDAKRPSDTVIAPNELLTRVRIPAPAAGTKAAYHKQGERESYDWPICDVAVVLQMDGQVIRQAAIAMGWVAPTPRRATEAEKLLVGKRLDEGLARQVAQAAVQGATPLSKNAYKVPILETVVRRTVLAAAAA
- a CDS encoding DUF2378 family protein, whose amino-acid sequence is MSSSKPPGTSSGAAERPSAYARYLTLPTPSDTVRGLFINGVLAVVRHHGGDAALKECFQLLGDKRFERSFVSFSSYPTADFVRVLVAASQVLSPQFGSPDATARHLGAATVRDFLDSMAGKTLMLLSGGEPQKMLANIPSAYRAASSFGERTVVAKGEKSAVVTFKHDFMPLAHTEGVLLAVLQASHARNPQVRSRSLGTLDSEYDVSWE
- a CDS encoding carboxylesterase family protein produces the protein MVAVVLVAWALAVAPEAGAPAGTFVPKTIELHGRTWRYSVYLPPGHQPGQELPVILALHGAGARGTDGLRPQIQGVVTAAQAFPERYRAVLVLPHCPPDQSWSGDVADVALAALERTLQEYGGDRRRLYLVGQSLGARGAVDIATLHPHQFAAVVAVAGRHLAPEQAARRLKSMPLWAWHGDADAEVPVARSRALVEALRAAGSQGVRYTELPGRGHYIFDTAFRDEELSRWLFAQRREG
- a CDS encoding M48 family metallopeptidase, with translation MGTVSQRSPARRALLALILWAGFWVLGAGVIAALAWVPVAESLYAGGIGWAGVFSAAGALTVLWALRPRWSFRRRKEDIETLSQERFPALAALVEDVARQVGTRVPRKVYLADQATAFITIQRRWWGLRREAIVGVGFPLFALLSREELASVLAHEFGHHVGGDLALGPWVYRTRSAIASAVESLEDSAFFLDVPFRLYGQLFLRVSGAVSRQQELAADALAARTCGPEATARALHKVHLLAPLWGAYLGHDVIPIIEKGVRIPILEGFRSFLAEKTLRSEISQDVEEELRRPPSPWDSHPPFEERLHSLGHEGPREGAPLPLTELKAGGCLELLGGEASAEEVFYEQKTRGALVSLKWEELGEKIVLPEIARHLTGGALDPRRTPLGSLPELLREGDRLWDRVRPAGLSILSPEAKRQHARQVLVHWMAAVLVERGFEPELRPGMNLRVQREGHFVEPAAIVDWLVKGVWSEEQYRTWSNLIEQL
- a CDS encoding PAN domain-containing protein, yielding MKRSLTSPYRRAFSLLATTLTAMLAVGCGGTELESEPALEPPPEAPSTLGAPLVGGTVTSLRPEIGLFVRPNPDGTYNGCTATLIAPRYILTAAHCLNEYDYQDTAVRSYMDGRFDYFQIAGIPVIPIDSIHSFSHRFDAKAPSGYSADMALMRLATPVPSTVARPAAISGLLPTASTYSTRFGYGCTDRSTEAGTWSKRYYSFTGTTSNVTCPGDSGGPATYGSVGANGAIWGIQSGYAWDLFRGGWFDVDADATWAKLQIEGLMHAWSGEFEEDLDRPGNNYRTLILAQADATASRCRQECINDVRCRAYTLVKPGFWDGNGHCFLKDTVGDFQPLPGVVSGLSPKRPYSTAEASVDRPGGDYKSFNVNNTSECMAYCAQDWQCRAFAVNTTSTPNVCWLKNQTPMPVNNRPGISSGARRGLEMDTNRGGSDYLSFQYDHPTPEYCQAECARDNRCRAWTYVPPNNANRATCWLKSAVPGPSFGKGLVSGVKWQEYY